The Lysobacter sp. HDW10 genome window below encodes:
- a CDS encoding tryptophan 2,3-dioxygenase family protein, with the protein MSIEKNSRALESGIYTDLDGKLTYAGYLDLGRLLSAQHPLSNPPHHDEMLFIIQHQTSELWLKLLIHELTAAIAHLRNDHVGQFGKVVARCKRVLDQLTNQWSVLETLTPSEYMEFRDILGPSSGFQSLQYRQVEFLLGNKNAGMVKVFKHDPQAQQTLQAALDAPSLYDEFLRYLSRWGHAVPEAHVSRDWSVPHARNDDLLPVFERIYEDTDAYFREYALCEDLVDLESQFQLWRFRHMRTVMRIIGFKRGTGGSSGVDFLKRALDLTFFPELFDVRTTIGQNGGHSRP; encoded by the coding sequence ATGAGCATTGAAAAGAATTCGCGCGCGCTGGAGTCCGGGATCTATACCGATCTGGATGGAAAGCTCACCTACGCCGGCTATCTGGATCTGGGCCGACTCCTGTCGGCGCAACATCCGCTGTCCAATCCGCCGCATCATGACGAAATGCTGTTCATCATTCAGCATCAAACCAGTGAGCTTTGGCTCAAGTTGCTGATTCATGAACTGACGGCTGCCATCGCACATTTGCGCAATGACCACGTGGGGCAATTCGGCAAAGTGGTCGCACGCTGCAAACGCGTGTTGGACCAGCTCACCAATCAATGGTCGGTGTTGGAAACCTTGACCCCGTCCGAGTACATGGAATTCCGTGACATCCTCGGCCCGTCGAGCGGATTTCAATCTTTGCAGTACCGTCAGGTCGAGTTCCTGCTGGGCAATAAAAATGCCGGCATGGTGAAAGTGTTCAAACACGACCCACAGGCGCAGCAGACCTTGCAGGCAGCACTGGATGCACCGAGCTTGTATGACGAGTTCTTGCGCTATTTGTCGCGGTGGGGGCACGCAGTGCCCGAAGCGCATGTGTCGCGCGATTGGTCCGTGCCGCATGCGCGCAACGATGACCTGTTGCCGGTATTCGAACGCATTTACGAAGACACCGATGCGTACTTCCGCGAGTACGCGCTGTGCGAAGACTTGGTGGATTTGGAGTCTCAGTTCCAGCTCTGGCGTTTCCGTCATATGCGCACGGTGATGCGCATCATCGGCTTCAAACGCGGCACGGGCGGCTCGAGTGGCGTGGACTTCCTGAAGCGCGCACTCGATCTCACTTTCTTCCCCGAGCTGTTTGATGTACGTACAACCATCGGTCAGAACGGCGGGCATTCACGCCCCTAG
- a CDS encoding biotin--[acetyl-CoA-carboxylase] ligase: MNGGMPSAGLSEVQIRTLLKPHAKTAVSSLRVLQDTDSTNARLLAEPASLVGFDVLFAEAQSAGRGRQGRRWHSPKGAHLYFSIGTVYRGDLARLPPLALAVGVACAEAVEAVAQQDVQLKWPNDLYLAERKLGGILIETQSLARNVVHVVMGVGLNVHMPEDADAWIDQPWSDLRASPVEVDRNALAAECVGRVITAFGKFEAEGFPAFRADYARRDLLLDRDIDIHLHDQVQRARACGVNQTGALCIESPHDGVIRQLRAGEVSVRL, from the coding sequence ATGAATGGGGGAATGCCGTCCGCAGGGCTGTCTGAGGTCCAAATCAGGACGCTGTTGAAGCCGCACGCCAAAACAGCCGTGTCCAGTTTGCGCGTTCTGCAAGACACCGACTCCACCAATGCACGTTTGCTGGCCGAGCCCGCGTCACTGGTCGGTTTTGATGTGTTGTTTGCCGAGGCGCAATCGGCAGGGCGCGGCCGGCAGGGGCGGCGCTGGCATTCCCCCAAGGGTGCGCATCTCTATTTCTCCATAGGTACGGTGTATCGAGGTGACTTGGCCCGTTTGCCGCCGTTGGCGTTGGCAGTTGGGGTCGCCTGTGCGGAAGCGGTCGAAGCCGTGGCGCAGCAAGATGTTCAGCTTAAGTGGCCCAACGACCTTTACCTCGCCGAACGTAAATTGGGCGGCATTCTGATCGAAACGCAATCCCTGGCGCGCAACGTGGTGCATGTAGTGATGGGTGTGGGCTTGAATGTGCATATGCCCGAAGACGCCGACGCATGGATAGATCAACCTTGGAGTGATCTGCGCGCGTCGCCGGTCGAGGTTGATCGAAACGCGTTGGCCGCCGAATGCGTCGGCAGAGTGATCACCGCCTTTGGAAAATTCGAAGCGGAAGGCTTTCCTGCATTTAGAGCGGACTATGCGCGGCGTGATCTGCTCCTGGATCGCGACATCGATATCCACTTACACGATCAAGTTCAGCGCGCACGTGCATGCGGTGTCAATCAAACAGGTGCGTTATGCATTGAATCGCCGCATGATGGTGTTATTCGTCAATTGCGGGCGGGTGAAGTGAGTGTGCGACTGTGA
- a CDS encoding type III pantothenate kinase → MTDYLFDLGNTRLKWATIDSPLSIQALAHDDMRIALPPEVRGETAWVASVAPTPLRAHLLDVLSERFVRVHCAQTQKHFGDLTIAYPVPGQLGVDRFLSLLACVPVTQATLVASVGTALTLDALAPTGRHIGGLIAPSPQLMRLALEGVSERLPSASGEVKAFADNTVDALASGCVLSAVALIQDRWRALEQHVGTPVACILHGGGAAQLHPHLPNATLEKNLVLRGLNVWRKALQTPRMS, encoded by the coding sequence GTGACCGACTATCTATTTGATTTGGGCAACACCCGTTTGAAATGGGCGACGATTGACTCGCCTTTGAGTATTCAGGCCCTTGCGCATGACGACATGCGCATCGCGTTGCCGCCAGAAGTGCGAGGCGAGACTGCCTGGGTCGCCTCTGTCGCGCCCACGCCCTTGCGTGCACATCTGCTTGATGTGCTCTCGGAACGATTTGTGCGCGTGCATTGTGCGCAGACACAAAAACACTTTGGTGATCTGACCATCGCCTATCCGGTGCCCGGTCAACTGGGCGTCGATCGCTTTTTGTCACTGTTGGCCTGTGTGCCGGTGACGCAAGCCACGCTTGTCGCGAGCGTCGGTACGGCATTGACCCTAGATGCATTGGCACCCACGGGCCGGCACATCGGGGGCCTCATCGCACCTTCGCCGCAGCTTATGCGGCTTGCGCTTGAAGGCGTTTCAGAGCGATTGCCCTCGGCATCAGGCGAAGTCAAAGCGTTTGCGGACAACACCGTCGATGCCTTGGCTTCGGGTTGCGTGTTGTCCGCCGTCGCGTTGATTCAAGACCGATGGCGCGCGCTTGAACAGCACGTCGGCACACCGGTTGCCTGCATCCTGCACGGGGGCGGGGCGGCACAGCTACATCCGCATTTGCCAAACGCCACACTCGAAAAGAATTTGGTCTTGCGCGGCTTGAATGTTTGGCGCAAGGCGTTGCAGACACCTAGAATGTCGTGA
- a CDS encoding alpha-ketoacid dehydrogenase subunit beta, translating to MSEQTAQPICLIEAITQALAYEMRADKDVVVLGEDVGVNGGVFRATAGLQQMFGDSRVLDTPLDETTIAGLTVGMASQGMKPVAEAQFDGFMYPMVDFLVCHAARMRYRTRGRLTCPMVLRVPWGGGIRAPEHHSEANESIFTNVPGIRVVMPSSPQRAYGLLLAAIRDPDPVVYMEPKRIYRQYKELVPDDGEALPLDVCYVLRDGSDVTLVTWGAQVKESLEAAEALAKDGIQAEVIDVATLTPLDFPTIAESVAKTGRCIIVHEAAKTAGFGAEIAARVSEECLFDLLAPVERVTGYDTHIPLFRLEMKYLPSVDKIVAAAKRAMAHR from the coding sequence ATGAGCGAGCAAACGGCACAACCTATTTGTTTGATTGAAGCCATCACCCAAGCGCTTGCCTATGAAATGCGCGCTGACAAAGACGTCGTTGTATTGGGCGAAGATGTCGGCGTGAATGGCGGCGTGTTCCGCGCGACGGCCGGTCTGCAGCAAATGTTTGGCGATTCACGCGTGCTGGATACACCGCTCGATGAAACCACCATTGCAGGCTTGACGGTCGGCATGGCATCTCAAGGTATGAAGCCGGTTGCAGAAGCTCAGTTCGACGGCTTTATGTATCCGATGGTCGACTTCTTGGTGTGCCACGCAGCGCGCATGCGCTACCGCACACGCGGTCGCCTGACCTGCCCGATGGTGCTGCGCGTGCCGTGGGGCGGTGGTATCCGTGCGCCGGAACATCACAGTGAGGCCAACGAATCCATTTTCACCAACGTGCCCGGCATTCGTGTCGTGATGCCGTCGTCGCCGCAACGTGCTTACGGCCTGTTGCTGGCAGCGATTCGCGATCCGGATCCCGTGGTGTACATGGAACCCAAGCGTATCTATCGCCAATACAAAGAATTGGTGCCGGACGACGGTGAAGCTTTGCCGTTGGATGTCTGCTACGTGTTGCGTGATGGCAGCGATGTCACCTTGGTGACCTGGGGCGCGCAAGTGAAAGAATCACTTGAAGCAGCCGAAGCCCTCGCAAAGGACGGCATCCAAGCAGAAGTCATCGACGTCGCGACCCTGACGCCTTTGGACTTCCCGACGATTGCAGAAAGCGTCGCCAAAACCGGCCGCTGCATCATCGTGCACGAGGCGGCAAAAACGGCCGGCTTCGGTGCGGAAATTGCCGCGCGCGTCTCCGAAGAATGCTTGTTCGATTTGTTGGCACCTGTGGAACGCGTGACGGGTTATGACACGCACATTCCCTTGTTCCGACTTGAAATGAAATATCTGCCCAGCGTTGACAAGATTGTCGCCGCTGCAAAGCGCGCCATGGCGCATCGTTAA
- the pdhA gene encoding pyruvate dehydrogenase (acetyl-transferring) E1 component subunit alpha, giving the protein MTLAASYEIEYLQCLNPDGVLTGALPPAVSDPNRLVELFKHMLFVRTFDTKAIALQRTGKLGTYAACLGHEATHVGIGASMAPEDVFAPSYREYGAQFMRGVRPREVLMYWGGDERGNDFEGPKNDYPWCVPISTQMLMAAGAALSFKLREKSSVAVACCGDGGSSKTDFYAAVNSAGAYKLPLVLCVINNGWAISVPRKAQTGATTLAQKGLAGGLHCLQVDGNDIVAVLEAMRRATERARNGEGGSVIEFMTYRLHDHTTADDARRYRGDEEVKDAWTREPFIRLRKYLTGLKLWDEEKEKAWIEECGKKVDIEINAYLETPVQPVEAMFDYLYADLPADLAEQRATAIALEKRA; this is encoded by the coding sequence ATGACGCTCGCGGCAAGTTACGAAATCGAATATCTGCAATGTCTGAATCCGGACGGCGTACTCACAGGTGCCTTGCCGCCTGCGGTGTCCGACCCGAACCGTCTGGTCGAGCTGTTCAAGCACATGCTGTTCGTGCGCACCTTTGATACTAAAGCCATTGCGCTGCAGCGGACCGGCAAGCTCGGCACGTATGCCGCTTGTTTGGGCCACGAAGCGACGCACGTCGGTATCGGCGCCTCGATGGCACCTGAAGACGTGTTTGCACCCAGCTATCGCGAATATGGCGCGCAGTTCATGCGCGGTGTGCGACCGCGCGAAGTCCTGATGTATTGGGGCGGCGATGAACGCGGCAACGACTTTGAAGGCCCGAAGAACGACTACCCCTGGTGCGTGCCGATCTCGACCCAAATGCTCATGGCGGCGGGTGCCGCATTGAGCTTCAAGCTGCGTGAAAAATCGAGCGTGGCCGTGGCGTGTTGCGGTGACGGCGGCTCGTCCAAGACCGACTTCTACGCTGCAGTGAATTCCGCCGGCGCCTATAAGCTGCCGCTGGTGCTGTGCGTTATCAATAATGGTTGGGCGATCTCGGTGCCGCGCAAAGCGCAAACCGGCGCCACAACGCTTGCGCAAAAGGGTTTGGCGGGCGGCCTGCATTGCTTGCAAGTCGACGGCAACGATATCGTCGCGGTGTTGGAAGCGATGCGTCGCGCCACCGAACGCGCACGCAATGGTGAAGGCGGTTCTGTCATCGAGTTCATGACGTATCGACTGCATGACCACACCACGGCCGATGACGCGCGCCGTTATCGCGGTGACGAAGAAGTCAAAGATGCGTGGACGCGCGAGCCCTTCATTCGTTTGCGCAAATACCTCACCGGCCTGAAGTTGTGGGACGAAGAAAAAGAAAAGGCGTGGATCGAGGAGTGCGGCAAGAAAGTAGACATTGAGATCAATGCCTACTTGGAAACACCTGTCCAACCTGTTGAAGCGATGTTTGATTATTTGTATGCCGATTTGCCGGCCGATTTGGCCGAACAACGCGCTACGGCCATTGCATTGGAGAAACGCGCATGA
- the rocF gene encoding arginase — MNRTIPPVVIYGVPTDIGCAHRGASMGPEALRVAGIVEKIARRGVDVEDAGNLTGPQNPLREAVDGYRHLAEVTAWNRAAFEKSTEILAAGKLPIMLGGDHCLGIGAIAAVADHCRAQGKKLRVFWLDAHADFNTSEVSPSGNIHGMPVAVLCGLGPASLVNMGRTSPAITPDQVRQVGIRSVDRPEKQLVKQYDLDIYDMRYIDEIGMRRVMDEALEGVDDNTHIHVSFDVDMLDPSIAPGTGTRVPGGVNYREAQLMFEMLADSGRVGSVDIVEVNPALDKRNATARLAVALMESLFGKSTLVRD; from the coding sequence TTGAACCGAACCATTCCCCCCGTCGTGATCTATGGCGTTCCTACTGATATCGGTTGCGCACACCGTGGTGCATCGATGGGTCCTGAAGCATTGCGCGTTGCAGGTATCGTGGAAAAGATCGCGCGTCGCGGCGTCGACGTGGAAGATGCAGGCAATTTGACGGGTCCGCAAAATCCATTGCGAGAAGCTGTGGATGGGTATCGCCATCTGGCTGAAGTGACGGCATGGAACCGTGCCGCATTTGAAAAAAGCACGGAAATTCTGGCTGCAGGCAAGTTGCCGATCATGTTGGGCGGCGACCATTGCTTGGGCATCGGTGCGATTGCTGCCGTCGCTGATCATTGCCGCGCGCAAGGCAAGAAATTGCGTGTGTTTTGGTTGGATGCGCACGCAGATTTCAACACCAGTGAAGTGTCGCCTTCAGGCAACATCCACGGCATGCCGGTGGCGGTGCTGTGTGGCTTGGGTCCCGCATCTTTGGTCAACATGGGACGCACGTCGCCCGCCATTACACCGGACCAAGTTCGTCAGGTCGGTATTCGCTCGGTTGATCGCCCCGAAAAGCAATTGGTGAAGCAATACGATCTCGATATCTATGACATGCGCTACATCGATGAGATCGGTATGCGCCGTGTCATGGATGAAGCGCTCGAAGGTGTCGATGACAACACGCACATCCACGTGAGCTTCGACGTCGACATGCTCGATCCCTCCATTGCACCCGGCACAGGCACACGCGTGCCGGGCGGCGTGAACTATCGCGAAGCACAATTGATGTTTGAAATGCTGGCCGATAGCGGTCGCGTGGGTTCGGTCGACATCGTCGAAGTGAATCCCGCACTCGACAAACGCAATGCAACCGCGCGTCTTGCAGTCGCATTAATGGAGAGCCTGTTCGGCAAGTCCACGTTGGTACGTGACTGA
- a CDS encoding tryptophan--tRNA ligase translates to MSELTQRVLTGITTSGTPHLGNYAGAIRPAVAASRATGVESFYFLADYHSLVKTQDPARVQRSTLEIAATWLACGLDPSRVWFYRQSDVPETAELYWLLTCVAGKGILNRAHAYKAAVDKNTAEDTDEDAGITAGLFMYPVLMAADILLFNANKVPVGRDQIQHIEMARDFAQRFNHLYGDHFVLPEVAIEENVATLPGLDGRKMSKSYDNTIPLFVSRNALKKLIAGIVTDSRMPGEAKDTEGSALFEIFRAFATADQTADMAEAFKHGIGWGDAKTRLFEQIDQELAPMRERYEALMAKPQDIEALLRDGARRLRERYATPFMAELRDAVGLRDLSKSFAKPSAPQAKTEVLPVFKQYREADGSFKFKLTEGERVLLQSAAFDSPKACGEQVAALKAARHVTDETLLAEGVDTPSADAALARLVAAELARKDAKA, encoded by the coding sequence ATGTCTGAACTCACACAGCGCGTCCTGACCGGTATCACCACGTCAGGCACCCCGCACCTCGGCAATTACGCAGGCGCGATCCGTCCCGCCGTTGCAGCGTCACGCGCAACAGGCGTAGAGAGCTTTTACTTTCTGGCCGACTACCACTCCTTGGTCAAGACGCAGGATCCGGCGCGCGTTCAACGCAGCACCTTGGAGATCGCGGCCACGTGGCTCGCCTGTGGCTTGGATCCGTCGCGTGTGTGGTTCTATCGTCAGAGCGACGTGCCGGAAACCGCCGAGCTGTATTGGCTGCTGACCTGCGTTGCCGGCAAAGGCATCTTGAATCGCGCGCATGCCTACAAGGCAGCGGTGGATAAAAACACGGCTGAAGACACCGACGAAGATGCAGGTATCACCGCCGGCTTGTTCATGTATCCGGTGTTGATGGCGGCAGACATCCTGCTCTTCAATGCCAACAAAGTGCCGGTGGGCCGCGACCAGATTCAACACATCGAAATGGCGCGCGATTTTGCGCAGCGTTTCAACCATCTGTATGGCGATCACTTTGTGTTGCCCGAAGTGGCCATTGAAGAGAATGTCGCGACCTTGCCGGGTCTTGATGGCCGCAAGATGTCGAAGAGCTACGACAACACGATTCCTTTGTTCGTGTCGCGCAACGCGCTCAAGAAGTTGATTGCCGGCATCGTCACCGATTCGCGGATGCCAGGTGAAGCCAAAGACACGGAAGGCTCTGCGCTGTTTGAAATCTTTCGCGCGTTTGCCACCGCGGATCAAACGGCTGACATGGCTGAGGCGTTCAAGCACGGGATCGGCTGGGGCGATGCGAAAACCCGTTTGTTTGAACAGATTGATCAAGAACTCGCGCCGATGCGTGAGCGCTACGAAGCTCTGATGGCGAAACCGCAAGACATCGAAGCGCTGTTGCGTGATGGCGCGCGGCGTCTGCGCGAGCGTTATGCAACGCCGTTCATGGCTGAGCTGCGCGATGCGGTCGGTTTGCGCGACTTGTCCAAATCATTCGCTAAGCCTTCAGCGCCGCAAGCGAAGACAGAAGTGCTGCCCGTGTTCAAGCAATACCGTGAAGCGGATGGCAGCTTCAAGTTCAAACTCACTGAGGGTGAGCGCGTGTTGTTGCAAAGTGCGGCATTCGATTCGCCCAAAGCCTGCGGCGAACAAGTGGCGGCACTGAAAGCGGCGCGCCATGTGACCGACGAGACGCTATTGGCGGAAGGCGTGGATACGCCGTCTGCCGATGCAGCCTTGGCGCGTTTGGTGGCTGCAGAGCTTGCGCGCAAGGACGCTAAAGCGTGA
- a CDS encoding entericidin A/B family lipoprotein, producing MKKRFVLLLMMTLFSIGLSACNTVAGAGKDVQKVGEKVEDKAVDCKDGRC from the coding sequence ATGAAGAAGCGTTTCGTACTGCTGTTGATGATGACTTTGTTTTCAATCGGCTTGAGCGCATGTAACACCGTGGCAGGTGCCGGTAAGGACGTGCAAAAGGTCGGTGAAAAGGTCGAAGACAAGGCCGTGGATTGCAAGGACGGTCGTTGTTAA
- a CDS encoding dihydrolipoamide acetyltransferase family protein codes for MTKKTFNLPDLGEGLPDATIVEWYVKEGDVIKLDDNLVSMETAKAVVDVPSPVSGKVVKLSGAAGDIIVTGHMLAEFEMDMSMPQRAEGQDTGHHHGGAAPEAPAAKAAPEAAPAVEKSDAGTVVGAMQVGDAVRAEAAVAVGGVKAVPAVRATARKLGVDITRVRASGPDGVVTMQDVKNAATDASLLMPAGQAAAPAASRATAMPAAHADTQARSTLSQSGKPMRTQPPTVTATGQPEQLKGVRRNMARVMADAHAQVVPTTLVDDADLHQWIGKQDITARLVRAIVAACKDVPALNAWFDGNALTRTLHPHVDIGIAVDTDDGLFVPALRNADMLDAHGVRAAIKRLRTQVEDRSIPSSELSGYTISLSNFGMFAGRYATPVVVPPCVAIIGAGKLCHDVVAVMGGIEVHRRMPISLTFDHRACTGGEAARFLKALLDDLGRPN; via the coding sequence ATGACCAAGAAAACGTTCAATCTCCCTGACCTCGGCGAAGGTTTGCCAGACGCAACGATCGTTGAGTGGTACGTCAAGGAAGGTGATGTCATCAAGCTGGATGACAACCTGGTGTCGATGGAAACCGCAAAAGCCGTGGTGGATGTGCCCTCGCCTGTCTCGGGCAAGGTGGTCAAGCTGTCGGGTGCTGCAGGCGACATCATCGTGACCGGCCATATGTTGGCCGAGTTCGAAATGGACATGTCGATGCCGCAACGTGCAGAAGGCCAAGACACCGGTCACCACCATGGGGGCGCAGCACCTGAAGCACCCGCTGCAAAAGCAGCGCCCGAAGCCGCACCTGCCGTCGAGAAAAGCGATGCCGGTACGGTGGTCGGTGCCATGCAAGTGGGTGACGCCGTTCGCGCTGAAGCCGCTGTTGCGGTGGGCGGCGTGAAAGCGGTGCCTGCTGTTCGTGCGACGGCGCGTAAGCTCGGCGTTGATATCACGCGCGTTCGCGCAAGTGGCCCCGATGGTGTTGTCACCATGCAAGACGTCAAGAATGCAGCGACAGACGCGAGTCTGTTGATGCCTGCAGGTCAAGCTGCAGCGCCTGCTGCTTCGCGCGCCACTGCAATGCCGGCGGCCCACGCAGACACACAAGCGCGCAGCACCTTGTCGCAATCGGGTAAGCCGATGCGCACACAACCGCCGACGGTCACGGCGACCGGCCAACCCGAACAACTGAAGGGCGTCCGCCGCAACATGGCGCGCGTGATGGCCGATGCGCATGCACAAGTGGTGCCCACCACCTTGGTGGACGATGCCGATTTGCATCAATGGATTGGCAAACAAGACATCACTGCGCGCTTGGTGCGCGCCATCGTTGCCGCGTGCAAAGATGTGCCTGCATTGAATGCATGGTTCGACGGCAATGCGCTGACACGCACCTTGCATCCGCACGTGGATATCGGCATTGCAGTTGATACGGATGACGGTCTCTTTGTGCCGGCACTACGCAACGCCGACATGCTCGACGCACATGGCGTGCGTGCCGCGATCAAACGTCTTCGTACCCAAGTGGAAGACCGTTCGATTCCTTCATCAGAACTCTCGGGCTACACCATCTCGCTGTCGAACTTCGGCATGTTTGCCGGTCGTTATGCCACGCCGGTGGTTGTACCGCCGTGCGTCGCCATTATTGGCGCGGGCAAGCTATGCCACGACGTGGTCGCGGTGATGGGCGGCATTGAAGTGCATCGCCGCATGCCGATTTCTTTGACCTTTGATCATCGCGCCTGCACCGGCGGTGAGGCGGCACGTTTCTTGAAGGCATTGCTGGACGACTTGGGTCGCCCGAACTGA
- a CDS encoding SPOR domain-containing protein, protein MTARPVFIFLLVLNLGAATWWLLHTPRAPRTEAAANLPPLAIVRDVNAEAPTANNKAAPALNTPRKARAPGATCVALGAYSEAKDVQRGLAALRQAGVEASAVTRVHSPRGFNVLIPPLPSEEAATAMQARLVAAGFTDQFLFREGTQANGIALGRFSTEAAAQTQLARLKAADFPAQVSPVGPSTSELWIQAVQSPAQTVETLRGLAQAQQAKTVPCDG, encoded by the coding sequence ATGACTGCGCGCCCGGTTTTCATTTTTCTTTTGGTATTGAATTTGGGCGCAGCCACATGGTGGCTGTTGCACACGCCGCGCGCGCCACGCACAGAGGCGGCTGCCAATTTGCCGCCGCTCGCGATTGTGCGCGACGTAAACGCTGAAGCGCCGACAGCCAACAACAAGGCCGCTCCGGCATTAAATACGCCACGCAAAGCGCGTGCACCTGGCGCGACTTGCGTCGCGCTGGGCGCCTATTCGGAAGCGAAAGATGTGCAGCGCGGCTTGGCAGCGTTGCGACAAGCAGGCGTCGAAGCATCGGCGGTGACGCGGGTGCATTCACCACGTGGTTTCAACGTGCTCATTCCGCCTTTGCCGTCTGAAGAAGCCGCGACTGCCATGCAGGCGCGATTGGTCGCTGCCGGGTTCACCGACCAATTCTTGTTCAGGGAAGGTACGCAGGCCAATGGCATTGCCTTGGGGCGTTTCAGTACTGAGGCCGCGGCACAAACACAACTTGCGCGTCTGAAGGCCGCCGATTTCCCTGCACAGGTATCGCCGGTGGGTCCGTCCACCAGCGAATTATGGATTCAAGCGGTACAATCCCCCGCGCAGACTGTTGAGACCCTGCGCGGTCTCGCACAAGCACAGCAGGCCAAAACCGTTCCGTGTGACGGATAG
- a CDS encoding oligopeptide:H+ symporter, with translation MGHPRPLWMLFMTEFWERFAFYGIRWAFVLYVVAQFYDGAATGEAPAGKLYGAYLALVYAGAIFGGYVADKILGYQRSILLGAVFMTAGLFMIAIPSEHVFKLGLATVIVGNGMFKPIISTLVGKLYATGDARRDSGFTIFYMGINSGAFIAPIITQYLAKNVFGVDNMPAYKIVFIASGIGMILSFLWFWFGRAKLKGIGLPNPGNESISRIAAVVAGALCAIPLFYFLLTIPASALQWYVLAPMFAALCVLLLVEGIRNGAVARDKVIAMLVIFLFNILFFMFFEQAGSSFTFLADKIVNRDLGFVQFENAWFQSVNSVAIIVMAPIIAWIWMRMGRANPSIPRKFALGIIFNGLAFLLLMYALASLVDIDTGKIPFWTLFAVYWIQSIGELCLSPVGLSMTTKLAPEKLVGFGMGGWFLSTGIGNNLSGLFAAEASGEGGMTVASAHSAYTSGFWILMIGGVALFLLSPLIQKLMHGVK, from the coding sequence ATGGGGCACCCAAGACCGTTGTGGATGTTGTTCATGACGGAGTTCTGGGAACGCTTCGCGTTCTACGGTATCCGTTGGGCCTTTGTGTTGTATGTCGTGGCGCAGTTCTACGACGGTGCCGCCACGGGTGAAGCACCCGCAGGCAAGTTGTATGGCGCGTATCTGGCGTTGGTGTATGCGGGCGCGATCTTTGGCGGTTACGTGGCCGACAAGATATTGGGCTACCAGCGTTCGATTCTTCTAGGCGCGGTATTTATGACCGCCGGTTTGTTCATGATTGCGATTCCCAGTGAACATGTGTTCAAGCTGGGCCTTGCCACCGTGATTGTCGGTAATGGCATGTTCAAGCCGATCATTTCCACCTTGGTGGGTAAGCTGTACGCCACCGGCGATGCGCGTCGCGATTCCGGCTTCACCATCTTCTACATGGGTATCAACTCAGGCGCGTTCATCGCCCCGATCATCACGCAGTACCTGGCGAAGAATGTGTTCGGTGTCGACAATATGCCGGCCTACAAGATCGTGTTCATCGCCTCGGGCATCGGCATGATTTTGAGCTTCCTGTGGTTCTGGTTCGGTCGTGCCAAGCTCAAGGGCATCGGTTTGCCAAATCCGGGCAACGAGAGCATCAGCCGCATCGCCGCAGTCGTGGCGGGTGCCTTGTGTGCGATCCCCTTGTTCTACTTCCTGCTGACCATTCCAGCCAGTGCATTGCAGTGGTATGTGTTGGCACCGATGTTTGCCGCGCTGTGCGTGCTGTTGCTTGTCGAGGGCATCCGCAACGGCGCGGTGGCGCGTGACAAGGTGATCGCCATGCTGGTGATCTTCCTGTTCAACATTCTGTTCTTCATGTTCTTCGAACAGGCGGGCAGCAGCTTCACCTTCCTCGCCGACAAGATCGTCAACCGCGACCTTGGTTTCGTGCAGTTCGAGAATGCATGGTTCCAATCGGTGAACTCGGTGGCAATTATCGTCATGGCCCCGATCATTGCGTGGATCTGGATGCGGATGGGGCGGGCCAACCCGTCGATTCCGCGCAAGTTCGCCTTAGGCATCATCTTCAATGGCTTGGCCTTCCTGTTGCTGATGTACGCGCTGGCTTCGTTGGTGGATATCGATACCGGCAAAATCCCGTTCTGGACCTTGTTCGCAGTCTATTGGATCCAGTCGATCGGTGAGCTCTGCCTGTCGCCGGTCGGCCTGTCGATGACCACCAAGTTGGCACCGGAGAAGTTGGTCGGTTTCGGCATGGGCGGTTGGTTCCTGTCGACCGGTATTGGCAACAATCTGTCCGGCCTGTTCGCGGCTGAAGCCAGCGGTGAGGGCGGCATGACTGTAGCCTCGGCACATTCGGCCTACACCAGCGGATTCTGGATCTTGATGATTGGTGGCGTGGCGCTGTTCCTGCTCTCGCCGCTGATCCAAAAGCTGATGCATGGTGTGAAGTAA